From the Oryzias latipes chromosome 22, ASM223467v1 genome, one window contains:
- the LOC101156129 gene encoding fibroblast growth factor receptor-like 1 isoform X1: protein MDILKTLFFIFEAVFLADCFREADGARRRMSSLMKYSSLEFKDFTVGPVQGPPRVSGKVAYRQTARLGSAIKMPCPVEGDPPPLIMWTKDDRNIHSGWIRFRILRMGLKIKEVEADDAGTYICKATNGFGSVNINYTLIVIDDPGSDKTGKPEGAKSELSIEKFVRPRFSQPTKMRKRVIARPVGSSVRLKCAASGNPRPDIIWLKDDRPLTEQEVGEGRQKKWTLSLRNLMPQHSGRYTCRVSNQAGEINATYKVEVIQRTNSKPVLTGTHPVNTTVDYGGTTSFQCKVRSDVKPVIQWLKRVEPHEENRYNSTIEVEDHRFAVLPAGEVWSRPDGSYLNKLLITRAKEEDAGMYICLGANTMGYSFRSAFLTVLPDTKPPITHVFPAASTTLPWPVIIGIPAGIVFIFGAVLLWFCQSRKHCPPPSAPAAQVLQSSHRPPYRDRDRGCVPPSSSSSSPDKDCMTSLNYEEYLAQQQLLLGQGGPTVPPKIYPKIYTDIHTHTHSHVDGKVHQHQHIHFQC, encoded by the exons ATGGACATCCTGAAAactttgttcttcatctttgagGCTGTTTTCCTGGCTGACTGTTTCAGAG AGGCAGATGGGGCCAGGAGAAGGATGTCAAGTTTAATGAAATATAGCAGCTTGGAGTTCAAAGACTTCACAGTAGGGCCGGTTCAGG GGCCTCCTCGGGTGTCTGGAAAAGTAGCTTACAGGCAGACGGCACGGTTGGGCAGTGCCATCAAAATGCCATGCCCTGTTGAAGGAGACCCCCCACCTCTCATTATGTGGACCAAAGACGACCGTAACATCCACAGTGGCTGGATTCGTTTCCGTATCCTCCGCATGGGCCTGAAGATCAAAGAGGTGGAAGCAGATGATGCAGGGACCTACATCTGCAAAGCAACGAATGGCTTTGGAAGTGTTAACATCAATTACACCCTCATTGTCATTG ATGACCCAGGTTCTGATAAGACTGGAAAACCTGAGGGAGCAAAATCAGAGCTCAGCATTGAAAAATTTG TGCGTCCTCGCTTCTCACAGCCAACAAAGATGAGGAAGCGAGTGATCGCTCGTCCCGTGGGAAGCTCGGTGCGGCTCAAGTGCGCAGCCAGTGGAAATCCTCGACCAGACATCATTTGGCTAAAGGACGACAGACCCCTGACCGAGCAAGAGGTGGGCGAGGGCCGTCAGAAGAAATGGACGCTGAGCCTCAGGAACCTGATGCCACAGCACAGTGGCAGATACACATGCAGGGTGTCCAATCAGGCGGGGGAGATCAACGCCACATACAAAGTTGAAGTCATAC AGAGGACAAATTCCAAGCCTGTCCTGACAGGCACCCATCCAGTCAACACAACCGTGGACTACGGAGGCACCACATCCTTCCAGTGCAAAGTGAGGAGTGATGTTAAGCCGGTCATTCAGTGGCTCAAGCGTGTGGAGCCTCACGAAGAGAACCGCTACAACTCCACCATCGAAGTGGAAGATCACAGATTTGCTGTGCTGCCCGCCGGTGAGGTATGGTCCCGGCCCGACGGGTCATACCTCAATAAGCTGCTCATTACCCGCGCCAAAGAGGAGGATGCTGGCATGTACATTTGCTTAGGTGCCAACACTATGGGCTACAGCTTCCGCAGTGCCTTCCTGACTGTTCTGCCAG ACACAAAACCTCCCATCACGCATGTCTTCCCGGCAGCATCCACCACTCTCCCTTGGCCTGTCATCATTGGCATCCCTGCAGGAATTGTGTTCATCTTCGGCGCCGTGCTGCTGTGGTTCTGCCAGAGCAGAAAGCACTGCCCCCCTCCCAGCGCTCCAGCGGCACAGGTCCTGCAGAGCTCCCATCGGCCACCGTACCGGGACCGAGACAGGGGCTGCGTGCCACCATCATCCAGTTCCTCCAGCCCAGACAAAGACTGCATGACCTCCTTAAACTATGAAGAGTATTTggctcagcagcagctgctcttAGGCCAGGGAGGACCAACGGTCCCTCCTAAAATCTACCCCAAAATCTACAccgacattcacacacacactcactctcaCGTGGACGGGAAAGTACACCAGCACCAACACATTCATTTTCAGTGTTAG
- the tacc3 gene encoding transforming acidic coiled-coil-containing protein 3, with amino-acid sequence MSLSEVNDENCGVFPGGKLNSLNQDIFALDQPTGRPSILRQTENLPNKGLPKGIKVCFQTPRRDPLTKRILSPNKCATISNVDEFLNVDTSDTLSMERALQPPQDLSSYPDDDMPIQCKGGYQLDYDNLDAINPFQGSNMILLSPAKPVVDHPPENIQEEPNVEDLRQDDTLPFIPSVDNSLADVNISSTDSSVVIVTMNETVEGQDACAASFDEDRAANVPANSDLNKPGNTFEEDAPLPAKGSYNFDFENLDAINPFQIGGSKIQNSPVLGRKVPDDGAPAETNKPAAVVCVVEVPQEAAVHPEAKPIAAVAPVSASTAKPSLLAPEPVSALVKEGAVKLEFSFGDGSEVKPKPPKKFSKRPSGVKPKEKKQAAHPKPVIEAPPTADAVDASAPKGPYSFDFEKFDHPNFNPFGTKTNVSNSSESSEKMSPVLRETSPEQTSNPEENKSLASESAAEALPSSEPCPEAIPESESEQRAPQVSELTPPAQTPQTNMSDFNDEFVPGSMFLASDFDGQIDYLEQFGSSNFKESALRKQSLYLKFDPLLRESPKKHAGPTASMHVPPPSAFASRLESQSARKELVTVLPNDDCKLLEDAAALTPVLESIIPPFPQPANTEDAIIEVLKYSQKDMDAAIAKVQAEAKEKEQHWSDKYDKLQNDGQQMRKMIIEFELAIAKTMADHEKEREEARENLKKALQEKEQVSSELNTIEKSFAELFKRLEKYKEMVEGYKKNEEILKTRAQDYQERIKKEEQRYQILKAHAEGKIGQANEEIAEVRSKYKAEFSALQAQLRREQLKVQSVEKRLDQKEKEAQELTKLCDDLISKVQKG; translated from the exons atGAGTCTTTCTGAAGTGAATGATGAGAACTGCGGGGTCTTCCCAGGTGGGAAACTTAACAGCTTGAATCAAGACATTTTTGCTCTTGATCAACCTACTGGGAGACCTTCTATCCTGCGTCAGACGGAGAACCTGCCCAACAAGGGTCTGCCAAAGGGGATAAAG GTTTGTTTTCAGACCCCACGAAGAGACCCGTTAACCAAAAGAATTCTGTCCCCCAACAAATGTGCCACTATCTCAAACGTGGATGAGTTCTTAAATGTGGATACGTCAGA TACTTTATCAATGGAACGTGCTTTGCAGCCACCACAAG acCTGTCATCCTATCCTGATGATGACATGCCCATTCAGTGCAAAGGCGGCTACCAGTTGGATTATGACAACCTAGATGCGATTAATCCGTTTCAGGGGTCTAACATGATCCTCCTCTCCCCTGCGAAGCCTGTTGTGGACCATCCACCCGAGAATATCCAAGAGGAGCCAAATGTTGAAGATCTGAGACAAGATGACACACTTCCTTTCATACCATCCGTGGATAACTCCCTTGCTGATGTCAACATCAGCTCCACAGACAGCAGTGTGGTCATCGTGACTATGAACGAGACGGTTGAAGGGCAGGATGCCTGCGCGGCCTCATTTGATGAAGATCGAGCTGCTAACGTGCCTGCAAACTCTGATCTGAACAAACCCGGGAACACTTTTGAAGAGGACGCTCCACTTCCAGCCAAAGGTTCTTATAATTTCGATTTTGAAAACCTTGATGCTATCAACCCTTTTCAGATTGGGGGTTCTAAGATTCAGAATTCACCTGTTCTTGGGAGAAAGGTGCCAGATGATGGCGCAcctgcagaaacaaacaaacctgcagCAGTGGTTTGTGTAGTGGAGGTTCCCCAGGAGGCGGCTGTCCACCCTGAGGCAAAACCCATAGCTGCAGTGGCTCCTGTATCGGCTAGTACAGCCAAGCCATCGCTACTTGCACCTGAGCCGGTCAGTGCTCTAGTCAAAGAAGGAGCAGTCAAACTGGAGTTTAGTTTTGGTGATGGCAGCGAGGTTAAACCAAAGCCTCCAAAGAAGTTTAGCAAAAGACCTTCTGGTGTCAAACCTAAAGAGAAAAAGCAAGCCGCTCACCCCAAACCAGTGATTGAAGCTCCTCCAACAGCCGATGCTGTCGATGCTTCAGCTCCTAAAGGTCCTTACTCATTCGACTTTGAAAAGTTTGATCATCCAAACTTCAATCCTTTCggtacaaaaacaaatgttagcaATTCATCCGAGAGCAGTGAGAAAATGAGTCCTGTGCTCAGAGAAACGTCTCCAGAACAAACAAGCAATCCAGAGGAAAACAAGTCTCTAGCATCAGAGAG TGCTGCAGAAGCTTTGCCATCCTCTGAACCTTGTCCCGAAGCG ATTCCTGAAAGTGAAAGTGAGCAGCGTGCTCCGCAGGTTTCCGAGCTGACTCCACCTGCGCAGACACCTCAAACAAACATGTCAGACTTTAATGATGAGTTTGTCCCTGGATCCATGT TCTTGGCCAGTGACTTTGATGGGCAGATCGACTATCTTGAACAGTTTGGATCCAGCAAT TTTAAGGAGTCTGCGCTCAGGAAGCAGTCTTTGTACCTAAAGTTTGATCCTTTATTGAGAGAGAGTCCAAAGAAGCATGCAGGTCCTACTGCCTCCATGCATGTTCCACCCCCTTCTGCCTTTGCCTCACG GCTTGAAAGTCAGTCGGCTAGAAAAGAGCTGGTAACGGTCCTTCCAAACGATGACTGTAAACTGCTGGAGGATGCTGCAGCATTA ACTCCTGTCCTTGAGAGCATCATCCCTCCTTTCCCGCAGCCCGCAAACACAGAAGACGCCATCATCGAAGTTTTGAAGTACAGTCAGAAGGACATGGACGCGGCTATTGCCAAAGTGCAGGCAGAG gcaaaagaaaaagagcagcaCTGGAGTGACAAGTATGACAAGCTCCAAAATGATGGTCAACAAATGAG gAAGATGATCATTGAATTCGAACTCGCCATCGCAAAAACGATGG CTGATCACGAGAAAGAGAGGGAAGAGGCACGAGAAAACCTCAAAAAGGCCCTGCAGGAGAAAGAGCAAGTTTCCAGTGAGCTGAATACCATAGAAAAATCTTTTGCTGAGCTTTTTAAGAGACTGGAGAAGTACAAGGAAATGGTAGAGGGTTACAAAAAG AATGAAGAGATACTGAAGACTCGTGCACAGGATTACCAGGAAAGAATCAAAAAGGAGGAGCAGCGCTACCAGATCCTCAAAGCTCATGCTGAGGGGAAAATTGgcca AGCAAATGAAGAAATTGCTGAGGTTCGATCTAAATACAAGGCAGAGTTCTCAGCTCTTCAGGCACAGCTACGCCGGGAGCAGCTGAAGGTTCAGTCCGTGGAGAAACGTCTGGATCAGAAA GAAAAGGAGGCCCAGGAGCTCACCAAACTCTGTGATGACCTGATCTCTAAAGTTCAGAAGGGCTGA
- the LOC101156129 gene encoding fibroblast growth factor receptor-like 1 isoform X4, translating into MSSLMKYSSLEFKDFTVGPVQGPPRVSGKVAYRQTARLGSAIKMPCPVEGDPPPLIMWTKDDRNIHSGWIRFRILRMGLKIKEVEADDAGTYICKATNGFGSVNINYTLIVIDDPGSDKTGKPEGAKSELSIEKFVRPRFSQPTKMRKRVIARPVGSSVRLKCAASGNPRPDIIWLKDDRPLTEQEVGEGRQKKWTLSLRNLMPQHSGRYTCRVSNQAGEINATYKVEVIQRTNSKPVLTGTHPVNTTVDYGGTTSFQCKVRSDVKPVIQWLKRVEPHEENRYNSTIEVEDHRFAVLPAGEVWSRPDGSYLNKLLITRAKEEDAGMYICLGANTMGYSFRSAFLTVLPDTKPPITHVFPAASTTLPWPVIIGIPAGIVFIFGAVLLWFCQSRKHCPPPSAPAAQVLQSSHRPPYRDRDRGCVPPSSSSSSPDKDCMTSLNYEEYLAQQQLLLGQGGPTVPPKIYPKIYTDIHTHTHSHVDGKVHQHQHIHFQC; encoded by the exons ATGTCAAGTTTAATGAAATATAGCAGCTTGGAGTTCAAAGACTTCACAGTAGGGCCGGTTCAGG GGCCTCCTCGGGTGTCTGGAAAAGTAGCTTACAGGCAGACGGCACGGTTGGGCAGTGCCATCAAAATGCCATGCCCTGTTGAAGGAGACCCCCCACCTCTCATTATGTGGACCAAAGACGACCGTAACATCCACAGTGGCTGGATTCGTTTCCGTATCCTCCGCATGGGCCTGAAGATCAAAGAGGTGGAAGCAGATGATGCAGGGACCTACATCTGCAAAGCAACGAATGGCTTTGGAAGTGTTAACATCAATTACACCCTCATTGTCATTG ATGACCCAGGTTCTGATAAGACTGGAAAACCTGAGGGAGCAAAATCAGAGCTCAGCATTGAAAAATTTG TGCGTCCTCGCTTCTCACAGCCAACAAAGATGAGGAAGCGAGTGATCGCTCGTCCCGTGGGAAGCTCGGTGCGGCTCAAGTGCGCAGCCAGTGGAAATCCTCGACCAGACATCATTTGGCTAAAGGACGACAGACCCCTGACCGAGCAAGAGGTGGGCGAGGGCCGTCAGAAGAAATGGACGCTGAGCCTCAGGAACCTGATGCCACAGCACAGTGGCAGATACACATGCAGGGTGTCCAATCAGGCGGGGGAGATCAACGCCACATACAAAGTTGAAGTCATAC AGAGGACAAATTCCAAGCCTGTCCTGACAGGCACCCATCCAGTCAACACAACCGTGGACTACGGAGGCACCACATCCTTCCAGTGCAAAGTGAGGAGTGATGTTAAGCCGGTCATTCAGTGGCTCAAGCGTGTGGAGCCTCACGAAGAGAACCGCTACAACTCCACCATCGAAGTGGAAGATCACAGATTTGCTGTGCTGCCCGCCGGTGAGGTATGGTCCCGGCCCGACGGGTCATACCTCAATAAGCTGCTCATTACCCGCGCCAAAGAGGAGGATGCTGGCATGTACATTTGCTTAGGTGCCAACACTATGGGCTACAGCTTCCGCAGTGCCTTCCTGACTGTTCTGCCAG ACACAAAACCTCCCATCACGCATGTCTTCCCGGCAGCATCCACCACTCTCCCTTGGCCTGTCATCATTGGCATCCCTGCAGGAATTGTGTTCATCTTCGGCGCCGTGCTGCTGTGGTTCTGCCAGAGCAGAAAGCACTGCCCCCCTCCCAGCGCTCCAGCGGCACAGGTCCTGCAGAGCTCCCATCGGCCACCGTACCGGGACCGAGACAGGGGCTGCGTGCCACCATCATCCAGTTCCTCCAGCCCAGACAAAGACTGCATGACCTCCTTAAACTATGAAGAGTATTTggctcagcagcagctgctcttAGGCCAGGGAGGACCAACGGTCCCTCCTAAAATCTACCCCAAAATCTACAccgacattcacacacacactcactctcaCGTGGACGGGAAAGTACACCAGCACCAACACATTCATTTTCAGTGTTAG
- the LOC101156129 gene encoding fibroblast growth factor receptor-like 1 isoform X3 has translation MDILKTLFFIFEAVFLADCFRGPPRVSGKVAYRQTARLGSAIKMPCPVEGDPPPLIMWTKDDRNIHSGWIRFRILRMGLKIKEVEADDAGTYICKATNGFGSVNINYTLIVIDDPGSDKTGKPEGAKSELSIEKFVRPRFSQPTKMRKRVIARPVGSSVRLKCAASGNPRPDIIWLKDDRPLTEQEVGEGRQKKWTLSLRNLMPQHSGRYTCRVSNQAGEINATYKVEVIQRTNSKPVLTGTHPVNTTVDYGGTTSFQCKVRSDVKPVIQWLKRVEPHEENRYNSTIEVEDHRFAVLPAGEVWSRPDGSYLNKLLITRAKEEDAGMYICLGANTMGYSFRSAFLTVLPDTKPPITHVFPAASTTLPWPVIIGIPAGIVFIFGAVLLWFCQSRKHCPPPSAPAAQVLQSSHRPPYRDRDRGCVPPSSSSSSPDKDCMTSLNYEEYLAQQQLLLGQGGPTVPPKIYPKIYTDIHTHTHSHVDGKVHQHQHIHFQC, from the exons ATGGACATCCTGAAAactttgttcttcatctttgagGCTGTTTTCCTGGCTGACTGTTTCAGAG GGCCTCCTCGGGTGTCTGGAAAAGTAGCTTACAGGCAGACGGCACGGTTGGGCAGTGCCATCAAAATGCCATGCCCTGTTGAAGGAGACCCCCCACCTCTCATTATGTGGACCAAAGACGACCGTAACATCCACAGTGGCTGGATTCGTTTCCGTATCCTCCGCATGGGCCTGAAGATCAAAGAGGTGGAAGCAGATGATGCAGGGACCTACATCTGCAAAGCAACGAATGGCTTTGGAAGTGTTAACATCAATTACACCCTCATTGTCATTG ATGACCCAGGTTCTGATAAGACTGGAAAACCTGAGGGAGCAAAATCAGAGCTCAGCATTGAAAAATTTG TGCGTCCTCGCTTCTCACAGCCAACAAAGATGAGGAAGCGAGTGATCGCTCGTCCCGTGGGAAGCTCGGTGCGGCTCAAGTGCGCAGCCAGTGGAAATCCTCGACCAGACATCATTTGGCTAAAGGACGACAGACCCCTGACCGAGCAAGAGGTGGGCGAGGGCCGTCAGAAGAAATGGACGCTGAGCCTCAGGAACCTGATGCCACAGCACAGTGGCAGATACACATGCAGGGTGTCCAATCAGGCGGGGGAGATCAACGCCACATACAAAGTTGAAGTCATAC AGAGGACAAATTCCAAGCCTGTCCTGACAGGCACCCATCCAGTCAACACAACCGTGGACTACGGAGGCACCACATCCTTCCAGTGCAAAGTGAGGAGTGATGTTAAGCCGGTCATTCAGTGGCTCAAGCGTGTGGAGCCTCACGAAGAGAACCGCTACAACTCCACCATCGAAGTGGAAGATCACAGATTTGCTGTGCTGCCCGCCGGTGAGGTATGGTCCCGGCCCGACGGGTCATACCTCAATAAGCTGCTCATTACCCGCGCCAAAGAGGAGGATGCTGGCATGTACATTTGCTTAGGTGCCAACACTATGGGCTACAGCTTCCGCAGTGCCTTCCTGACTGTTCTGCCAG ACACAAAACCTCCCATCACGCATGTCTTCCCGGCAGCATCCACCACTCTCCCTTGGCCTGTCATCATTGGCATCCCTGCAGGAATTGTGTTCATCTTCGGCGCCGTGCTGCTGTGGTTCTGCCAGAGCAGAAAGCACTGCCCCCCTCCCAGCGCTCCAGCGGCACAGGTCCTGCAGAGCTCCCATCGGCCACCGTACCGGGACCGAGACAGGGGCTGCGTGCCACCATCATCCAGTTCCTCCAGCCCAGACAAAGACTGCATGACCTCCTTAAACTATGAAGAGTATTTggctcagcagcagctgctcttAGGCCAGGGAGGACCAACGGTCCCTCCTAAAATCTACCCCAAAATCTACAccgacattcacacacacactcactctcaCGTGGACGGGAAAGTACACCAGCACCAACACATTCATTTTCAGTGTTAG
- the LOC101156129 gene encoding fibroblast growth factor receptor-like 1 isoform X2, protein MDILKTLFFIFEAVFLADCFREADGARRRMSSLMKYSSLEFKDFTVGPVQGPPRVSGKVAYRQTARLGSAIKMPCPVEGDPPPLIMWTKDDRNIHSGWIRFRILRMGLKIKEVEADDAGTYICKATNGFGSVNINYTLIVIGSDKTGKPEGAKSELSIEKFVRPRFSQPTKMRKRVIARPVGSSVRLKCAASGNPRPDIIWLKDDRPLTEQEVGEGRQKKWTLSLRNLMPQHSGRYTCRVSNQAGEINATYKVEVIQRTNSKPVLTGTHPVNTTVDYGGTTSFQCKVRSDVKPVIQWLKRVEPHEENRYNSTIEVEDHRFAVLPAGEVWSRPDGSYLNKLLITRAKEEDAGMYICLGANTMGYSFRSAFLTVLPDTKPPITHVFPAASTTLPWPVIIGIPAGIVFIFGAVLLWFCQSRKHCPPPSAPAAQVLQSSHRPPYRDRDRGCVPPSSSSSSPDKDCMTSLNYEEYLAQQQLLLGQGGPTVPPKIYPKIYTDIHTHTHSHVDGKVHQHQHIHFQC, encoded by the exons ATGGACATCCTGAAAactttgttcttcatctttgagGCTGTTTTCCTGGCTGACTGTTTCAGAG AGGCAGATGGGGCCAGGAGAAGGATGTCAAGTTTAATGAAATATAGCAGCTTGGAGTTCAAAGACTTCACAGTAGGGCCGGTTCAGG GGCCTCCTCGGGTGTCTGGAAAAGTAGCTTACAGGCAGACGGCACGGTTGGGCAGTGCCATCAAAATGCCATGCCCTGTTGAAGGAGACCCCCCACCTCTCATTATGTGGACCAAAGACGACCGTAACATCCACAGTGGCTGGATTCGTTTCCGTATCCTCCGCATGGGCCTGAAGATCAAAGAGGTGGAAGCAGATGATGCAGGGACCTACATCTGCAAAGCAACGAATGGCTTTGGAAGTGTTAACATCAATTACACCCTCATTGTCATTG GTTCTGATAAGACTGGAAAACCTGAGGGAGCAAAATCAGAGCTCAGCATTGAAAAATTTG TGCGTCCTCGCTTCTCACAGCCAACAAAGATGAGGAAGCGAGTGATCGCTCGTCCCGTGGGAAGCTCGGTGCGGCTCAAGTGCGCAGCCAGTGGAAATCCTCGACCAGACATCATTTGGCTAAAGGACGACAGACCCCTGACCGAGCAAGAGGTGGGCGAGGGCCGTCAGAAGAAATGGACGCTGAGCCTCAGGAACCTGATGCCACAGCACAGTGGCAGATACACATGCAGGGTGTCCAATCAGGCGGGGGAGATCAACGCCACATACAAAGTTGAAGTCATAC AGAGGACAAATTCCAAGCCTGTCCTGACAGGCACCCATCCAGTCAACACAACCGTGGACTACGGAGGCACCACATCCTTCCAGTGCAAAGTGAGGAGTGATGTTAAGCCGGTCATTCAGTGGCTCAAGCGTGTGGAGCCTCACGAAGAGAACCGCTACAACTCCACCATCGAAGTGGAAGATCACAGATTTGCTGTGCTGCCCGCCGGTGAGGTATGGTCCCGGCCCGACGGGTCATACCTCAATAAGCTGCTCATTACCCGCGCCAAAGAGGAGGATGCTGGCATGTACATTTGCTTAGGTGCCAACACTATGGGCTACAGCTTCCGCAGTGCCTTCCTGACTGTTCTGCCAG ACACAAAACCTCCCATCACGCATGTCTTCCCGGCAGCATCCACCACTCTCCCTTGGCCTGTCATCATTGGCATCCCTGCAGGAATTGTGTTCATCTTCGGCGCCGTGCTGCTGTGGTTCTGCCAGAGCAGAAAGCACTGCCCCCCTCCCAGCGCTCCAGCGGCACAGGTCCTGCAGAGCTCCCATCGGCCACCGTACCGGGACCGAGACAGGGGCTGCGTGCCACCATCATCCAGTTCCTCCAGCCCAGACAAAGACTGCATGACCTCCTTAAACTATGAAGAGTATTTggctcagcagcagctgctcttAGGCCAGGGAGGACCAACGGTCCCTCCTAAAATCTACCCCAAAATCTACAccgacattcacacacacactcactctcaCGTGGACGGGAAAGTACACCAGCACCAACACATTCATTTTCAGTGTTAG
- the LOC101156129 gene encoding fibroblast growth factor receptor-like 1 isoform X5: MPCPVEGDPPPLIMWTKDDRNIHSGWIRFRILRMGLKIKEVEADDAGTYICKATNGFGSVNINYTLIVIDDPGSDKTGKPEGAKSELSIEKFVRPRFSQPTKMRKRVIARPVGSSVRLKCAASGNPRPDIIWLKDDRPLTEQEVGEGRQKKWTLSLRNLMPQHSGRYTCRVSNQAGEINATYKVEVIQRTNSKPVLTGTHPVNTTVDYGGTTSFQCKVRSDVKPVIQWLKRVEPHEENRYNSTIEVEDHRFAVLPAGEVWSRPDGSYLNKLLITRAKEEDAGMYICLGANTMGYSFRSAFLTVLPDTKPPITHVFPAASTTLPWPVIIGIPAGIVFIFGAVLLWFCQSRKHCPPPSAPAAQVLQSSHRPPYRDRDRGCVPPSSSSSSPDKDCMTSLNYEEYLAQQQLLLGQGGPTVPPKIYPKIYTDIHTHTHSHVDGKVHQHQHIHFQC, from the exons ATGCCATGCCCTGTTGAAGGAGACCCCCCACCTCTCATTATGTGGACCAAAGACGACCGTAACATCCACAGTGGCTGGATTCGTTTCCGTATCCTCCGCATGGGCCTGAAGATCAAAGAGGTGGAAGCAGATGATGCAGGGACCTACATCTGCAAAGCAACGAATGGCTTTGGAAGTGTTAACATCAATTACACCCTCATTGTCATTG ATGACCCAGGTTCTGATAAGACTGGAAAACCTGAGGGAGCAAAATCAGAGCTCAGCATTGAAAAATTTG TGCGTCCTCGCTTCTCACAGCCAACAAAGATGAGGAAGCGAGTGATCGCTCGTCCCGTGGGAAGCTCGGTGCGGCTCAAGTGCGCAGCCAGTGGAAATCCTCGACCAGACATCATTTGGCTAAAGGACGACAGACCCCTGACCGAGCAAGAGGTGGGCGAGGGCCGTCAGAAGAAATGGACGCTGAGCCTCAGGAACCTGATGCCACAGCACAGTGGCAGATACACATGCAGGGTGTCCAATCAGGCGGGGGAGATCAACGCCACATACAAAGTTGAAGTCATAC AGAGGACAAATTCCAAGCCTGTCCTGACAGGCACCCATCCAGTCAACACAACCGTGGACTACGGAGGCACCACATCCTTCCAGTGCAAAGTGAGGAGTGATGTTAAGCCGGTCATTCAGTGGCTCAAGCGTGTGGAGCCTCACGAAGAGAACCGCTACAACTCCACCATCGAAGTGGAAGATCACAGATTTGCTGTGCTGCCCGCCGGTGAGGTATGGTCCCGGCCCGACGGGTCATACCTCAATAAGCTGCTCATTACCCGCGCCAAAGAGGAGGATGCTGGCATGTACATTTGCTTAGGTGCCAACACTATGGGCTACAGCTTCCGCAGTGCCTTCCTGACTGTTCTGCCAG ACACAAAACCTCCCATCACGCATGTCTTCCCGGCAGCATCCACCACTCTCCCTTGGCCTGTCATCATTGGCATCCCTGCAGGAATTGTGTTCATCTTCGGCGCCGTGCTGCTGTGGTTCTGCCAGAGCAGAAAGCACTGCCCCCCTCCCAGCGCTCCAGCGGCACAGGTCCTGCAGAGCTCCCATCGGCCACCGTACCGGGACCGAGACAGGGGCTGCGTGCCACCATCATCCAGTTCCTCCAGCCCAGACAAAGACTGCATGACCTCCTTAAACTATGAAGAGTATTTggctcagcagcagctgctcttAGGCCAGGGAGGACCAACGGTCCCTCCTAAAATCTACCCCAAAATCTACAccgacattcacacacacactcactctcaCGTGGACGGGAAAGTACACCAGCACCAACACATTCATTTTCAGTGTTAG